A genome region from Engraulis encrasicolus isolate BLACKSEA-1 chromosome 6, IST_EnEncr_1.0, whole genome shotgun sequence includes the following:
- the nipa1 gene encoding magnesium transporter NIPA1, which yields MMASSSFESSALVYGVGIAVLSSFINGSTCVLHKKGILRARTKGGSYLTDIIWWSGTIATVVGQIGNFVAYNAAPAVLVTPLGALGVIFGATLASVVLKEHLTILGKLGCTLCCCGSAVLIIHSPKSDNVTSRIQLEERLEDPVVLVYISLVVLLLVILIGWMVPAHGKSNIMVYVAICSLLGSFTVPCCKGLGLAAGDAFDQTSTAQTRAALLFSGLVCTLVVSILIQFTFINKALEVYSSHMFEAIYYVMFTSTVILASAILFREWTSVNVVDCLGMLCGLTTVSIGVVLLCISQDALLIWKQTKGPGKSE from the exons ATGATGGCATCTTCATCGTTCGAAAGCTCTGCGCTAGTGTATGGCGTTGGAATCGCTGTGCTGTCTAGTTTTATCAATGGTTCTACATGTGTGCTGCATAAAAAGGGCATTTTACGTGCCCGCACAAAAG GGGGTTCCTACCTGACAGATATTATATGGTGGAGTGGCACCATTGCAA CTGTGGTAGGTCAGATTGGGAATTTTGTGGCATACAATGCAGCACCAGCGGTGTTGGTTACCCCTCTTGGAGCACTTGGGGTCATTTTCGG GGCCACCCTTGCCTCTGTCGTTCTCAAGGAGCACCTGACCATTCTGGGGAAACTTGGCTGCACACTGTGCTGCTGTGGCTCTGCAGTCCTCATCATTCATTCCCCAAAGTCCGACAATGTGACGTCAAGAATACAGCTAGAGGAAAGACTAGAAGATCCAG TGGTCTTGGTGTACATCTCACTGGTTGTTCTCCTGCTGGTTATCTTAATTGGGTGGATGGTCCCTGCCCATGGAAAGTCCAACATCATGGTGTACGTTGCCATCTGCTCCCTCCTGGGCAGCTTCACAGTGCCCTGTTGCAAGGGCCTCGGCCTGGCCGCAGGAGACGCCTTTGACCAGACCTCCACAGCTCAAACCAGAGCAGCCCTGCTCTTCTCGGGCCTGGTTTGCACTCTCGTCGTCAGCATCCTGATACAGTTCACCTTCATCAACAAGGCCCTCGAGGTGTATAGCTCACACATGTTTGAGGCCATCTATTATGTAATGTTCACCTCTACTGTGATTTTGGCATCTGCCATTCTCTTCAGGGAGTGGACGTCGGTCAATGTAGTGGACTGTCTGGGCATGCTCTGTGGCTTGACCACTGTGTCTATAGGGGTGGTGCTGCTCTGTATTTCCCAAGATGCACTACTCATATGGAAGCAAACAAAGGGGCCTGGGAAATCAGAGTGA
- the nipa2 gene encoding magnesium transporter NIPA2 isoform X1, with the protein MNTSIDNQTVSLCNVTYPSGYTVGQDCNTGQQLQCWVINETAVNSTLGIAMGQDRGQYDFYIGLVLAISSSIFIGGSFILKKKGLLRLARKGSMRAGQGGHAYLKEWLWWAGLLSMGAGEAANFAAYAFAPATLVTPLGALSVLVSAILSSYFLTERLNLHGKLGCLLSILGSTTMVIHAPKEEEIDSLEVMSRKLVDPGFVLFATCVIIVALIFIFVVGPRHGQTNILVYITICSVIGALSVSCVKGLGIGIKEAIAGHSVFTNPLFWVLLLGLVACVSTQINYLNKALDIFNTSLVTPIYYVFFTTSVLSCSAILFKEWEHMGADDVIGTLSGFITIIVGIFLLHAFKDVNVSLSTLAVSIRKEERPGGSSATPNGLASSSSSSHGHSTYELLHNEASDDMEIGLPFDSISRRNGSVTTS; encoded by the exons ATGAACACATCCATAGACAATCAGACTGTGTCATTATGCAATGTGACATACCCATCGG GTTATACGGTTGGTCAGGACTGCAACACTGGTCAACAACTGCAGTGTTGGGTTATCAATGAGACGGCCGTCAACAGTACATTAGGAATAGCAATGGGTCAGGACCGGGGTCAGTATGACTTCTACATCGGCCTGGTCTTGGCCATCAGCTCCAGCATATTCATCGGTGGGAGCTTCATACTGAAGAAGAAAGGACTCCTTCGCCTGGCCAGGAAAGGATCCATGAGAGCAG GACAGGGTGGCCATGCATACCTAAAAGAATGGCTATGGTGGGCCGGCTTGCTATCAA TGGGGGCTGGTGAGGCGGCTAACTTCGCAGCATACGCATTCGCTCCCGCCACACTGGTAACACCACTCGGAGCACTCAGCGTCCTTGTGAG CGCAATCCTGTCCTCCTACTTCTTGACGGAGAGGCTGAACCTGCATGGGAAGCTGGGCTGTCTGCTCAGTATCTTGGGGTCCACCACCATGGTCATCCATGCCCCGAAGGAGGAGGAGATTGACAGCCTGGAGGTGATGTCCAGGAAGCTGGTAGACCCAG GTTTCGTGTTGTTTGCCACCTGCGTCATCATCGTggccctcatcttcatcttcgtgGTGGGACCACGGCACGGCCAGACCAACATCCTGGTCTACATCACCATCTGCTCAGTGATCGGAGCGCTGTCCGTGTCCTGCGTCAAGGGTCTGGGCATCGGCATCAAGGAGGCCATCGCGGGCCATTCGGTGTTCACCAACCCGCTGTTCTGGGTGCTGCTGCTGGGCCTGGTGGCCTGCGTCAGCACGCAGATCAACTACCTGAACAAGGCGCTGGACATCTTCAACACCTCGCTGGTGACGCCCATCTACTACGTGTTCTTCACCACGTCGGTGCTGAGCTGTTCGGCCATCCTCTTCAAGGAGTGGGAGCACATGGGCGCGGACGACGTCATCGGCACCCTCAGCGgcttcatcaccatcatcgtgGGCATCTTCCTGCTGCACGCCTTCAAGGACGTCAACGTCAGCCTGTCCACGCTGGCCGTGTCCATCCGCAAGGAGGAGAGGCCCGGGGGCTCCTCCGCCACGCCCAACggcctggcctcctcctcctcctcctctcacggACACTCCACCTATGAACTGCTGCACAACGAGGCCAGCGACGACATGGAGATCGGACTGCCGTTTGACAGCATCTCCAGGAGGAACGGTTCGGTAACCACGTCGTAA
- the nipa2 gene encoding magnesium transporter NIPA2 isoform X2, producing the protein MGQDRGQYDFYIGLVLAISSSIFIGGSFILKKKGLLRLARKGSMRAGQGGHAYLKEWLWWAGLLSMGAGEAANFAAYAFAPATLVTPLGALSVLVSAILSSYFLTERLNLHGKLGCLLSILGSTTMVIHAPKEEEIDSLEVMSRKLVDPGFVLFATCVIIVALIFIFVVGPRHGQTNILVYITICSVIGALSVSCVKGLGIGIKEAIAGHSVFTNPLFWVLLLGLVACVSTQINYLNKALDIFNTSLVTPIYYVFFTTSVLSCSAILFKEWEHMGADDVIGTLSGFITIIVGIFLLHAFKDVNVSLSTLAVSIRKEERPGGSSATPNGLASSSSSSHGHSTYELLHNEASDDMEIGLPFDSISRRNGSVTTS; encoded by the exons ATGGGTCAGGACCGGGGTCAGTATGACTTCTACATCGGCCTGGTCTTGGCCATCAGCTCCAGCATATTCATCGGTGGGAGCTTCATACTGAAGAAGAAAGGACTCCTTCGCCTGGCCAGGAAAGGATCCATGAGAGCAG GACAGGGTGGCCATGCATACCTAAAAGAATGGCTATGGTGGGCCGGCTTGCTATCAA TGGGGGCTGGTGAGGCGGCTAACTTCGCAGCATACGCATTCGCTCCCGCCACACTGGTAACACCACTCGGAGCACTCAGCGTCCTTGTGAG CGCAATCCTGTCCTCCTACTTCTTGACGGAGAGGCTGAACCTGCATGGGAAGCTGGGCTGTCTGCTCAGTATCTTGGGGTCCACCACCATGGTCATCCATGCCCCGAAGGAGGAGGAGATTGACAGCCTGGAGGTGATGTCCAGGAAGCTGGTAGACCCAG GTTTCGTGTTGTTTGCCACCTGCGTCATCATCGTggccctcatcttcatcttcgtgGTGGGACCACGGCACGGCCAGACCAACATCCTGGTCTACATCACCATCTGCTCAGTGATCGGAGCGCTGTCCGTGTCCTGCGTCAAGGGTCTGGGCATCGGCATCAAGGAGGCCATCGCGGGCCATTCGGTGTTCACCAACCCGCTGTTCTGGGTGCTGCTGCTGGGCCTGGTGGCCTGCGTCAGCACGCAGATCAACTACCTGAACAAGGCGCTGGACATCTTCAACACCTCGCTGGTGACGCCCATCTACTACGTGTTCTTCACCACGTCGGTGCTGAGCTGTTCGGCCATCCTCTTCAAGGAGTGGGAGCACATGGGCGCGGACGACGTCATCGGCACCCTCAGCGgcttcatcaccatcatcgtgGGCATCTTCCTGCTGCACGCCTTCAAGGACGTCAACGTCAGCCTGTCCACGCTGGCCGTGTCCATCCGCAAGGAGGAGAGGCCCGGGGGCTCCTCCGCCACGCCCAACggcctggcctcctcctcctcctcctctcacggACACTCCACCTATGAACTGCTGCACAACGAGGCCAGCGACGACATGGAGATCGGACTGCCGTTTGACAGCATCTCCAGGAGGAACGGTTCGGTAACCACGTCGTAA
- the LOC134451231 gene encoding fibronectin type III domain-containing protein 9 → MPISVQNISATSATVHWPSAAGCLDTFYSIMYHPNWNSLLMGYSRSKSFLREDRVPVTQTTTYLGNLSPQTTYILCVTCRQAKPVREQCQVFNTLDEGPEADGLRRDLAMGVWLASSLLLLLIAMVLLWGCLHSLCPGREHWDQADGVCPTMCSPRQVKTLLPGGGAGGGEGGGGGGDAEQKGHLRDSSFYTPSGSEEEEDDDKEEDDTGKDGKHSQLAMLPGNPFSVKEGEKISAEPQGHELERLATSGRPM, encoded by the coding sequence ATGCCCATCTCCGTGCAGAACATCTCAGCCACGTCGGCCACGGTGCACTGGCCCTCAGCGGCCGGTTGCCTGGACACCTTCTACAGCATCATGTACCACCCCAACTGGAACAGCCTGCTGATGGGCTACTCGCGGAGCAAGAGCTTCCTGCGCGAGGACCGTGTGCCCGTCACCCAGACCACCACCTACCTGGGCAACCTGAGCCCGCAGACCACCTACATCCTGTGCGTGACATGCCGGCAGGCCAAGCCGGTGCGCGAGCAGTGCCAGGTGTTCAACACGCTGGACGAGGGGCCCGAGGCGGACGGCCTGCGCCGGGACTTGGCCATGGGCGTGTGGCTGGCGAGcagcctgctgctcctgctcattGCCATGGTGCTGCTCTGGGGCTGCCTCcactccctgtgcccgggacgcGAGCACTGGGACCAGGCAGATGGCGTGTGCCCCACCATGTGCTCTCCGCGCCAGGTCAAGACCCTGCTGCCCGGAGggggagctggaggtggagaaggaggtggtggaggcggaGACGCAGAGCAAAAAGGGCATCTAAGGGACAGCAGCTTCTATACTCCTAGtggcagtgaggaggaggaggacgacgacaaaGAGGAGGATGACACAGGGAAGGACGGAAAACATTCCCAGCTGGCAATGTTACCAGGAAATCCCTTCAgtgtgaaggaaggagagaaaatcTCTGCTGAGCCACAGGGTCACGAGCTTGAAAGGCTCGCCACATCCGGCAGACCAATGTAA